The sequence TGGTGGCACGGCGCCTCCTCGACGGCGAGGCCGGGCCGGTGCGTGACGCGGTGCTACTCAACGCTGCCGGCGCCATTGCGGCCTTCCGTGGTCTCGGCGACCGCCCGCTCGAAGAAATCTTGGCCGAGGGTATTACGACGGCAGCTCAGGCAATCGACAGTGGAGCGGCGGCGGCACTTCTGGCGAAGTGGGCCGCAGTCACCTCGGCGATGACGGCGACCAAGTAGCGCGCCGCCCGGCGCCGGTCATTCGCCGATGGAGAATCCGGCCTCGACATCGGCGCTCGAATAGGACTGGAACGCGATGTGCGTTGCCGTCCTGGACACTCCGTCGACCTTGTTGATCCCCTCGGTGACCACTTCAGCGATCTTCGCGTGGTCCCGGACCCGCACGATCGCGATCAGGTCGATGTCGCCGGCGCAGGAGTAGACCTTGTCGACGCCGTCGATATCGGCGACGGCTTGCGCCGTTTCCGGGATGCGGCGAGCTTCGGCGTGGATCAGGACGATGGCGTTGATCATGAGTGCCACCCTATGTGGTGGGGAACA comes from Rhodococcus oxybenzonivorans and encodes:
- a CDS encoding Lrp/AsnC family transcriptional regulator, with the translated sequence MINAIVLIHAEARRIPETAQAVADIDGVDKVYSCAGDIDLIAIVRVRDHAKIAEVVTEGINKVDGVSRTATHIAFQSYSSADVEAGFSIGE